GGATTTACTCGCAATTAATTATACGGATTTAATTTATATCGGCATTGGCGTGATAATTGTGCTTTCAACATTAATTTACTTTTGGCAATCCTTACTTTCCACCACCGTATCGCCAGAACTCGCGCAAGTTGAAGGCATTAATATCAAAAAAATGCGTTTTATTTTAATGATATTAACCGCATTGACGATTGCCTTGAGTATGAAATTTGTCGGGGCATTAATTATCACATCATTATTAATAATCCCTGCGGCAACCGCTCGTCGCTTTGCGAGAACGCCTGAATCTATGGTGGGCTGGGCGATTGTAGTCAGTATGTTGTCAATTATAGGCGGGCTAATATTATCAGCCTTTTATGATACCGCTGCTGGGCCTTCCGTTGTGATTTGTTCAGCGTTTTTATTTGTCTTATCACTCTTCAAAAAAGAGCGATTATAAGTTTGCCCAACCAGTGAAAACCATTTGCGCCACAGTTTAATTCTTGATAAAGTGCGGTCAATTTTTACGGTCTTTTTAGGATAACAAAATGAACCAAGAATATTTAGATTTTGAATTGCCGATTGCAGAATTAGAAGCAAAAATTGAAGCATTACATGCAGCATCGGATGATAAAGTTGATTTAACTGATGAAATCAAACGCTTACAAAAGAAAAGTAACGAACTCACTAAAAAAACCTTTGCTAACCTTGATGCTTGGCAAGTTTCACGTATGGCGCGTCATCCAAACCGCCCTTATACATTAGATTATATCGAACATATTTTTACGGAATTTGAAGAACTTGCTGGCGATCGCGCTTTTGCTGATGATAAAGCGATTGTTGGTGGCTTGGCACGTTTAGATGGTCGCCCAGTGATGGTTATCGGTCATCAAAAAGGCCGTACTGTAAAAGATAAAGTGAGTCGTAATTTTGGTATGCCTGCACCTGAAGGCTATCGTAAAGCGTTACGTTTAATGGAAATGGCTGAACGTTTTAAATTGCCAATTATCACATTTATTGATACTCCAGGGGCTTATCCAGGTATTGGTGCAGAAGAACGCGGTCAAGCGGAAGCTATTGCTCGCAACTTACGCGAAATGGCACAACTTACCGTTCCTGTTATTTGTACCGTTATCGGTGAAGGCGGTTCGGGCGGTGCGTTAGCTATCGGCGTGGGCGATAAAGTGAATATGTTGCAGTATTCCACTTATTCTGTTATCTCGCCTGAAGGCTGTGCGTCTATTCTTTGGAAAAGTGCGGAAAAAGCATCGACTGCAGCGGAAGTAATGGGATTAACCGCAAGCCGTTTAAAAGAATTAAATCTCATCGATAGCATTGTGCAAGAACCTTTGGGCGGTGCACATCGCAATTATGCAAAAATAGCTGAAAACTTAAAACTTCGCTTAAAAGAAGATTTATCAGAACTTGACGGACTAAGCAAAGAAGAATTATTAAATAGACGCTATGAACGTTTAATGTCTTACGGTTATT
The Haemophilus influenzae DNA segment above includes these coding regions:
- the accA gene encoding acetyl-CoA carboxylase carboxyl transferase subunit alpha, coding for MNQEYLDFELPIAELEAKIEALHAASDDKVDLTDEIKRLQKKSNELTKKTFANLDAWQVSRMARHPNRPYTLDYIEHIFTEFEELAGDRAFADDKAIVGGLARLDGRPVMVIGHQKGRTVKDKVSRNFGMPAPEGYRKALRLMEMAERFKLPIITFIDTPGAYPGIGAEERGQAEAIARNLREMAQLTVPVICTVIGEGGSGGALAIGVGDKVNMLQYSTYSVISPEGCASILWKSAEKASTAAEVMGLTASRLKELNLIDSIVQEPLGGAHRNYAKIAENLKLRLKEDLSELDGLSKEELLNRRYERLMSYGYC
- the znuB gene encoding zinc ABC transporter permease subunit ZnuB; this encodes MFEILFPALLTGIVLSLITAPLGVFVVWRKMAYFGDTLSHSALLGVALGIFLQVNPYIAIVVLTLILAIAMVWLESNTQFSIDTLLGIIAHSCLSLGVVTVGLLRNVRVDLMNYLFGDLLAINYTDLIYIGIGVIIVLSTLIYFWQSLLSTTVSPELAQVEGINIKKMRFILMILTALTIALSMKFVGALIITSLLIIPAATARRFARTPESMVGWAIVVSMLSIIGGLILSAFYDTAAGPSVVICSAFLFVLSLFKKERL